TTCATAAGAAGGCATCTCTTGTATCTTTCATATGTTCTTATCTCAACTCAAAAAATAAAACCAAATAAGAAACAAGAAACAATCATTGCTCAGATCAACATAAGAGCGAGCATCTATCCAAATTTATGAACCTAAGATAACAATGAAACGAGACGTTTTCATTGATTCCCGAGAGGAGTACGAGAATTAGACATTGGAAGCCGTGGGCAGCTCAACTTCAGCCTTGGTGCCTGCTTTCGGTGTGGATTTGTAGTAGCATGCATAGAGAATCAACTGTGCCAAGCCGAAAAGAGCACCCAAACCATTGGGAATCTGCGTCGGAAGACAAAAGACGATCACATCAACTTGCACCGGAGCATGGACATCACAGTGTCAAATTCATGTCGGAGCGAGGCGCTTACCACGAGGTTGATGTCGAATGGAAGGAAGGCATAGCTGGTCCAGACGACACCATTAAGGAAGCTAGCAAGAGAGAGGGTAAAGGGCATGTACTGGACGCTTTTGGTCTGAATGACCATTTTCTGCACGATTCATCATGTACATATCATAAAGACCATTTTTAGATAAGAGAGACATCATAGAATCCAAGAACATGGACGTTCAATCAATCAACTTTTAATGTGGGCTAAAATGAATCAGGTCACGCATCCGATCGACGAGATTCGTCCACGTGAGAGGTTTCACACAAAACATTCAATTATGTTATCTTCATCTAGTTTATATTCTTACTTTTccataaaaatcatcatctttATCAGGATAATTGGCGACAACTAAGCTGTTTATTGCATTGAATTGACAGAAGAAAGATACTCGATAACTCAAATCAAGATTCACGCAGAGAGAGATGAGGTTTAGAATTGCTATGGACTTCTTACCATGACCGAAAGAGGCGAAGCATACATGCACGTGCCGAAAATGATAGCGAAGATCCCTACGATGAGCGACCGCTTCTCGTGAGTGTGGGCTGTCAggagcaccaccaccaccaccaccgtcatGAACGACACCTCTGCGGCCAATATCTTCGACACCTTCAACTGAAGTACGTCCATCGGCAAAAGAAATACCTCGTCATTGTCACTATAGAAGGGGCGGAAATgcatagaaaaagaaaagaagggtcATGTTGTGGGTACGCGGCCTTGGCGGGGAGCATAAACGAAGAATATGACGAGGTAGATCGCCTCGAGGATGAGGCCGATGCCGTTGATGGTGACGACGAGGATGCTGTTGGGGTGGACGACGGGGAGGCCATAGAACACCCAGAACATGCAATTGAGGACTGTCGCGAGGTAGGGGATCGGAGAGAAATCCTCCACCGCCTTTCTCTTGATTATTCTTATGAATGTCGGCCTGTGGGCGTTGCAGCGTCACAACCGCATCTTTTTAAGTTCCGCCCAAACGAACAGTTCGACAACAACAAAAAAAGGAGAGGGAGGCATTATATAGAGCTTACACAGGGGAGAGGAACAAGCCGAAGGAGATGATGTTGCCTGTAATCAAAAGAGGTAAACAGCACATAAGGAAACGAACTTTGATGGGATTATTTGGACATCATTCGGTGATTTCAGATATGACAAAAGCTCGCTGTTTTCGCGATCAAAATCTTGTAGATTGACTTTGTTGGTGAAAAATTAGGAGGGGAAAAATATTAGCAAAAATAAATCACTagggttctttttaagtttagagAAATTGATGGATGGATGAATACCTATGACCCCCAGGACGCTGCGGATCGCTTGCTGGCTCATCACCATCTTGGCGAGTGGCTAACTTGGACTGAAACCCTAGCAAACCAGACGACCAAGAATAAGAAAGGAGACAAGGTTAAAGAGGAAAGGCGGAAACAACATGGGATCTGAGGACCGAAGCGAAGCGAAGCGATGAAGGCGCGCAcccgaaaagaagaagaagaagaagaagtctagGTTGATCTCGGAGAAGGGTCGCCTCCGCTTTGTCTTCCTCGAACTCTTCTTGAAAGCTTCCGTTTCGATGCGCTCTCTTTAAGTGGGGAGATTCGCTCGAGTTCATGTTCGGGGGGTTTTATTAACGTATCAACGCCGCGATACGATCCGATGACTCGATATGTGAAAGATATGTTGCCTTTCAGGTCTCCCGGCCGGTTCAGGGTTTCGCGTCACTCACACGTCGTGGCCACCTGGCCGTCGCTGTGGGACTCGGAAGGGCCCCATATATGACCAATCACGAGATGGGTGGGAGGGAGGGTTCATCCTAGACCGAGGTGCGGGAAATGAATTTCGCATTTGTTTCTCGTTGATTTGGATAATGGATTCAGTTGCCTTCATCGTAATTTCCTGCGGTGTGGATAAGGATATTTACCGATAATACGAGCATCACCAAATTTGGGCCGTTGGATAAGCGTCTAATCACCGATTGGTATCGTGACGGTTGCGGCGCGCGGGCGCGGGCGCGGGTGCGGGCATGAGAGATACGTGAACAAACTCGTATTTTTTCTGTTACTTGCGTATTATTTTGCCACTACATAACTGCCTCGCGGTGGGAGGTCCCCTGTGGGACCCACCTGCGGACCCAATACAACTTCCAATGACAACAAGCGTAAGAAGCCGTGTTCCTGATATTTCAATCGTGTCTTTAAGTATAATAGCATAATCTATGAGGGCTAAGAGATGAAAGGCATCATCGCCGCATGGGCATTTGGCACTTGATTTTATATTACCTAACCCGGATGAGTTAGCCATACCATCTAAGTGCAAACCGAGGTTCGACAATGTTAACTACTTGCACGTGATAGGGAATAATTTAGCGCTACCCGAATGTCGACAGATAATATCCACCAATGAGCTGACGTGGAATAATATAAATGTGACAAAAAGCGTACAACCGACCCCATAGCATCCGAAGCCATACGAGCTTACCAGTGTCATCTGAACCATATAAGTCTGCGTCACGTTACTATGATGAACGAAGGGTCGATGACCATTAACAACCCACGTATGATTGACCCACCTCCGCGGGTATAAATATCAACTC
The window above is part of the Musa acuminata AAA Group cultivar baxijiao chromosome BXJ2-6, Cavendish_Baxijiao_AAA, whole genome shotgun sequence genome. Proteins encoded here:
- the LOC103988302 gene encoding bidirectional sugar transporter SWEET6a-like yields the protein MVMSQQAIRSVLGVIGNIISFGLFLSPVPTFIRIIKRKAVEDFSPIPYLATVLNCMFWVFYGLPVVHPNSILVVTINGIGLILEAIYLVIFFVYAPRQGRLKVSKILAAEVSFMTVVVVVVLLTAHTHEKRSLIVGIFAIIFGTCMYASPLSVMKMVIQTKSVQYMPFTLSLASFLNGVVWTSYAFLPFDINLVIPNGLGALFGLAQLILYACYYKSTPKAGTKAEVELPTASNV